The segment ctgtgtttcgccaaatgtggcgctgtgcattatggccaaacatctccactttggtctcatctgtccaaaggacattgttccagatgtcttgtggtttgttcagatgcaactttgcaaacctaagccatgctgccatattctttttagagagaagatgctttctcctggcaacccttccaaacaaaccatacttgttcagtctttttctaattgtactgtcatgaactctAACATTTAACAtggtaactgaggcctgtagagtctgagatgaaaactcttgggttttttgcaatttctctgagcattgcatggtctgaccttggggtgaatttgctgggacgtccactcctgggatgattggcaactgtcttgaaagTTTTcgacttttgaataatctttctcactgtagaatgatggactttatattgtttggaaatggctttaTAACCTTTCCcggattgatgggcagcaacaattgcttctctaagatcattgctgatgtatttcctctatggcattgtgttaacacacacctgaatgctccagaccagcaaactgctaaaacttcagcttttatagaggtggtcagacttgttgatgatcaattaatcaagggcataagattagcagcacctgtctgctacttagcaccGTAATtcttatggaagcagtaagggtgtacttagtttttcacacatagcttctccattttgcctttatttttgttaaataaatcatgacacagtgtaatatgtcatgtgttgttgttcatctgaggttgtatttacctatttttgaggcctgctaaggaacaaatgattgttattatgtcctgatatgtaaaaccatagaattcaaagagggtgtactttctttttctcaCAACGGTGTATaccgtatgtacagtataatacagcTAGTGGAAAATAGCAGCCAAAAATGTTTAAAGAGGCAGATTGTTAATGTAACAAATTATATGAAATTAAGTTTGCTACAGTGGATACTGTATTAATTGCTCAGGTTTAATTAATCCCCTGTGGTATAattgacatttttttaaaattataaaTAGAGGTATAAAGCCATGACTATTTAACAATACAACATTGATCAGGGTAAGTTAACTGAAGAGGTAATAGCAATATAGAAGGTGCCCCTTACCCCAATCCTTATAAACAGACTTTAGAACAATGGTATCCAATTACAGTAATTGTAGGAAGATTTTGCCAAGTTAAGAATAAAGGACATGTAATGTGATAAGAATAGAGGACATGAGAGGAATGTACTATATTATGCAAAGCCAGGTAAAAGTATCCGTCAGTAACGTTTGAAGCATTGTCATATAGTAGTTTAGGGTAATAGAGACCTGTCCATTGAGTCGAACCCTTACTAAATTCTAAGCGTGTTAACTAGTCCTGTTAATAAATTTATAATTTTCCAGAAGAGAACACACTAAAAGCTCCACTGTGATATTCAACAATTATTTCTCAACGAAGAAAAAGATCAGGTCTTTCCCTGGATCAAAGCTCTACTATGTTTTAACTCAGAATGAGAATTTTGGATGTACTGTACATGCAGCTGTTTTTTTCTGCAGCCAAGGAATAGTTGGACACCACAGTTTAGCCGCTGGCCATTTCGGCCCTGAGGTAGGTGATTAGCATTAGGGTTGTTAGGATAAGGATTTAACGGGTAAGGTTTTAAAGGTAAGGGGTTAACAGGGTAAGGTTTATAGAGTAAGGAGGTAAGTGGTTAAGGTTACTAGGGTCACTTTAGAGATCACATTAACTACAGCAGCCAAATGTCCCGCGGTTCAAATGTCCCGGCAGTGAATTGGCCGATTAACGGCCAAGTAATAAAATCCTAGACCGGTTTTAACTAGCCCAGCATATTACCGTATAACTTCTTTCTACAATGCTCTCCAATTTTTATCTTGAATTTATCTTCTGTATCTGACATCTCAGTCTGCACTGGCAATATATTCCCCATTTTAACAACCTTTGCTGTACAGGTCAGCTAACTCTTACAAATAAGAGGCTGGCATCATGCAATGCCAGAAGGCAACATAAAATTGGGGGCAATTGACCAAGGGAAAAGTCTGGAAGGAAAGAGAATATGACCGTCCCTCCTCCTGTGCTGCcagtgtatcactgtgtgagcTCCACTTCCCCATCTATTGAGCATAGAAACAGCAATGAATAGAGCCCCGACAAACCAGAATAACTTGGTGTTGGCACAGAGGGACATCTCTGAGCATTTCAGCACTTTTTTACACGTCTAGCTAAATTAGACGCAGCCGTTTAGCCACCGGGACACTTTGCCGCTAGGATAGTTCCCTGTCGAAGGTAATGTATTccctaactccttaccctaaatcTCCTTGCGTACcttaccttaccctaaaaacctcaaACTCTTTACCCTAAAAAGCTGGTCACAGGGCCGACATTATGGtctgggaggggcggggggggggggggggtcaaggcaACGTGCTGCCAATGGGGTCCCTCTGGGATGTGTGAAATGTTTGCAGTGCCTAAATGGTTAAACTTTAGaagcactgactgtgtgtgaggtACAGTGCCATTATAACTGGTTAAAAAACAAAAGTGCCCTGATAATTATAGTGAAAAAAATAAGGTTCATGAAAAAtatgtttccattttttttttgacatttaGATTTATTAGAGCACTTTTGGTTTTcaaccagttttaactgcactgtatTTCGCACATAGTGCTTCTAAAGTTTAACCCTTTAagcaccacatactgtacatgttccgCATATTATGCTGTTGGCTATAGtgttgttttgtttcctcttctctctatgcagtggaagaaaaaCAAAAGACAGTATAATGTTGCTCTGTGGGGCCTGCTAAGAGGGTTTACCTTCACAGGTTGCAGCTTGAAATGTTTTTGccaaagtatttaactatatcacCCAGAAGAAGAAATAATAATTTGCCGTACTGTATGTAGCATTGGGGATTGTTTGTCTAACGGTAACAAATGCACATTGTGATGTTGACACTGACAGTCAGTTTAATGCAATCTTAACTCAATGTATCAAAGTTCTTTACATCAACCTTGTTCtgcttgtgtcagtcagtgagttgAGGAGTGGTTTAGGTGAAATTACACAGTGCAACCTTAAAGTGGGATATACCAAAGAATCTGAAGGATACCGTTTTCCTTTTACATTTGCCCCATTCTGGTATTTGTGATTCTGGGATAGGTTGCAAATCAGAAGCCATGTGGAAACCCACCCTTACGTTTTGTCAGAAGTCTATAAAAGCACAacttagtaaaaaaaataaacgttttgtgctgctgctgtttttGGAGAGACTGTTGTGTTTCTGCGGATTATTGTATAACACGTTTGTGCTTGCAGGTGTCTGAAACTGAAAAAAGGGTGATGGAGATTCATCTTCTTTTCAAAGCACTCAGCTTCATTTTTTTGGTGGTAATCGGGATTTCTGGCAACGCCTTTATTTTGTTCGCATTTTCCTATATCAGGATAATGGAGAAGAAGCTCATGCCAACCAACATCATCCTGATGGTCCTGGCTTCAATGAATTTTCTTGTTGTCATCTCCCGTGCCATCCCCCAGGCCCTGGATGCCACAGGACTGCAAAACTTACTGGATGACACAATGTGCAAACTTATCATGCTCACCTATAGAGGGAGTAGGGCCATGTCCATTTTTGTCACCAGTTTGCTTAGCTGTCACCAATGTATCCTCATTGCCCCAATCACTGGGCTGTGGCCTTAtctgaagcaaaaggtgacccaGAATGTGTTGGTCATCATTATAGTAATCATGTGCATTAATCTTGTGCTACACCCCAGCCCTTTAATGTACACCCATGCCAAGAAGAATGTCACAACTTCGCCATATACATTGCACTTGGTCTACTGCGATACAGACTTTTTGACCTACCTCAATTATGTTGTTAATGGAGCATTATTTTCCGTCAGAGACTTTCTTTTTGTGGGGCTGATGACTCTGGCGAGTagttacattgtgtatgtgttggTCTGTCATGAGAAATCCATAAAAGGCATACGGAGCTCGGACAGAGACAAAAGAAAATCAGTTGAGTACAAGGCTTCTAGAGCTGTCATCTTGTTGGTTGTCATGTATGCACTGTTATTTGGGATGGATAACTGCATGTGGATCTACACCCTGACCCTGTCTAATGCAAGTCCTGGCGTGAATGAGGCCAGAGTAGTGCTATCTTGCTCTTACTCTGCTCTGAGTCCTATAGTCATCATCGCTACGAATCCCAAATTACAACAGATAGCAAACATTTTACATAGAAGGAAACTGTTACCCTGGAATCACCAGGAAGATTCAGGAAGCAGAATTCATGTGAATTGTATCAGCAAATAGCTGTGATGAGAaatgaacatgtatgtgtatgtttgaaAGTCGACACTTTGTTTATGGTTTTAAAACCCATTTGTACAGAATACTTAAGAATAAAGAGATGTTAAATGTATTGTGTACCCTAATCGACAAAAAATCCTCTGTATTCAATGATACTGTTAATGCTGTTTGAAATTACAGATATGTAAACATCTCATAAAAGCTTGTGTACTTAGCAAAATGTGCTGTGTTTTGCAAGAGGGGAGAAGAGGAATGCAAGAAAATCCCAGGGAGTTTCATGCCCAATGTCTAAATTCCATCAATAATTAGCTcttatttttttaatgcaatttAATAACTTTTGGCAGATCTTTCTACCCTCCAAATATTACTAAATTGCAAGATCCTAAACATTTGCAGAAAACATTGGGAATGGAAAAGCAGTAATTTTGCACATATCTTATTGGAAAACTTTCAAACACTTCCTCCTACATTGTACATGCAATCACAATGTTCCAGTTAAGACCAATTCACTGTGTCAAATAGTACCGCTCCCTACTCAAAATCTTCAGTGCCAGAGGGCTACATCCTTCTGCTGATTCCACACTAACATATCTTACTTGATCAAACCCTTTTCCGGCTTTACACTTGTGCCCCTGATTAcatatagttatttttttttctctatgcacCATTCATTGCCATCATTATCTGTTAAGGCCTGTCTCCTTAATGTCCATTTATCTCCTTCGCTCTGTCACATCTGGGACATTGTTCACTTCCTGGCCACTTCCATATGTGGCCCTACTATTAGAGTTCACTAAGTGACCTATGCCTCCATATCAAATTCTCcctaagggcatcatgcagtaagcagcgaaaaaaaagcattagccagttttggaactagccatgtttttggcgtgttaaactcgctgtatgctgtaagggccaagtccctggcgaatgaatgcgccaccaccatttgatataatggcgagtaaccggtggtgggacggctgcctggcgagaagctgccgagaagctgtcccctgccgaaatgtgtttgcagcagagagagatccgttgctctctcggtgcaaacatcggcatattaaaaattatgttatatacaattttattcatagtgtacatgtgcagtgggtctccggagctgaaccgcattggttttaggtccggggaccccctgcttcccaagatacaggcccctttatgaggtgaagaagtgaagatcatcaggaagcgcaatgtcatgtaaaaaacagaagaaaattccctgatggtgcagtattgtgattgatatgtgataaatatcaaggtgcagtgtgctggatactcacaagtgtagagtgagcaatgttcccataaaggtttctttatgtgtgtcagcccgttggaccgtcagacaggtaagtggaatggtaagtgctggagaccttaagtgaataataaaacggacatagtgcagactgtacgaaatatctttaaaagtaagtatatgtgcaatacactcacatggttttaaaaggtaacaagcgtttagatcacaaaggttggatctcagcaatgaatgagctgttctctgtcccccctctgcctcggcaggcgtgcgtgtcaccggtgcgtctcaccctaaccggaaaccggaagtgacgtcatctgctccgggggacgccgatcctgtgggagtttttctcatcagcctcactctacgcgtttctccgtattgcggtttcttcaggagtgtatggcTGACATGCTCTAGGAGGATTTTATACGCTATGCTCAGATCCCATTGGTGGACAATTAAGTATGGTGATCAAAATCAGTAATTAGGGCAGGGATTACAGGTGTAAACAGGCAATATTTGTACAACTCATATCGATTATATATGAGTATAAACAGACATAAAAGTTATAAGactcatatcatacatatatgGGTCTTCCAAAAGgattttaataaaatgaacttaaaattaacgatatacacaaattggttaaaatagttaaaataattaaaatagattaaattaacccctaaataaactgagctagtcatataataacaggcatggtgatgtagtttatctagtggagaaaagacaggcatgttagaatcattcacagaaaaggttttatgtcgaactcaagatttaaaccttggggggaaatggtttttagctcgaatatccagaatgattccctcttgattaaatttaagtctctattgccccccctccaatggggcaAAACTTGCTCTATGGCTTTGAATGAGAAGCTGGCAGGATTGGAGCTTTGTGTCAATAAAAAATGGTTCGAAACACTGTGGGTTGTGAGTTTGCGTTTTATATTACCCAGATGTTCTAATATACGCGTTCTAAGCGGGCGTATGGTCTTCCCaatgtattgtaagccacactcacaTTCCGCAAGGTAAATGACATGACTGGATCTACAGTTCAAATGCTGTTTAATCTTATAAGATTTCTGTGTTACATTAGATTTGAAACTGTATACTTCTTTGGAGCTATGCTGGCAAgcagtgcacattttacattcataaaatccttTGGGGGGATCTAGCCAAGTGTGCTTTTTGGCTATTGTATTTCTCAGTGCACTTGGGGACAGGAAATTTTTAATATTAGGTGCTCTCCTATATACCATTTTTACTCTGTCcgccatatatatatgtatgatatgagtCTTATAACTTTTATGTCTGTTTATACTCATATATAATCGATATGAGTTGTACAAATATTGCCTGTTTACACCTGTAATCCCTGCCCTAATTACTGATTTTGATCACCATACTTAATTGTCCACCAATGGGATCTGAGCATAGCGTATAAAATCCTCCTAGAGCATGTCAgccatacactcctgaagaaaccgcaatacggagaaacgcgtagagtgaggctgatgagaaaaactcccacaggatcggcgtcccccggagcagatgacgtcacttccggtttccggttagggtgagacgcaccggtgacacgcacgcctgccgaggcagaggggggacagagaacagctcattcaatgctgagatccaacctgtgtgatctaaacgcttgttaccttttaaaaccatgtgagtgtattgcacatatacttacttttaaagatatttcgtacagtctgcactatgtccgttttattattcacttaaggtctccagcacttaccattccacttacctgtctaacggtccaacgggctgacacacataaagaaacctttatgggaacattgctcactctacacttgtgagtatccagcacactgcaccttgatatttatcacatatcaatcacaatactgcaccatcagggaattttcttctgttttttacatgacattgcgcttcctgatgatcttcacttcttcactgtccacgggatcgagagaacgaccccacactgggttaagcagcattaattcatgtttgtataagtatcacattttttcacatatgtgtttataattttggagcgccactttttgatatatttgcctgtccctttatgaggtgccagtatccctctgcatttaaaggtcctgatcacgtgaccgcggaatgtaaacaaagcagaggaataccggcaccccctaaaggggcccgtatctcgggaagcagggtgtctccggacctaaaaccaaagcggttcagctccggagaccctctgcacatctacactgtgaataaaacacacatatcaataaacaatcattccttacctttgcggctatctgctacggtaacgaagcagcatgaatgtatttttaataatagtgtactgtgagcagggggtcccctgagctgaaccgcgttgctttgtggaccagggaccccctgcttcccgagttacaggccccggaatgtgtcatcgggtgcagtgtagacgccatctttatagcgtcccatacgctacgagcccgctataaatatggcg is part of the Ascaphus truei isolate aAscTru1 chromosome 9, aAscTru1.hap1, whole genome shotgun sequence genome and harbors:
- the LOC142503274 gene encoding olfactory receptor class A-like protein 1; the encoded protein is MEIHLLFKALSFIFLVVIGISGNAFILFAFSYIRIMEKKLMPTNIILMVLASMNFLVVISRAIPQALDATGLQNLLDDTMCKLIMLTYRGSRAMSIFVTSLLSCHQCILIAPITGLWPYLKQKVTQNVLVIIIVIMCINLVLHPSPLMYTHAKKNVTTSPYTLHLVYCDTDFLTYLNYVVNGALFSVRDFLFVGLMTLASSYIVYVLVCHEKSIKGIRSSDRDKRKSVEYKASRAVILLVVMYALLFGMDNCMWIYTLTLSNASPGVNEARVVLSCSYSALSPIVIIATNPKLQQIANILHRRKLLPWNHQEDSGSRIHVNCISK